The following proteins come from a genomic window of Frankia casuarinae:
- a CDS encoding HoxN/HupN/NixA family nickel/cobalt transporter gives MVAQAGTMPRGGLPARVRGALDRREWARVGGMAAVIVGLHVIGWVTLTAIIAPHHYRFGADGQVFGVGLGVTAYILGLRHAFDADHIAAIDNTTRKLMTDGQRPLSVGFFFSLGHSTIVFALMLLFSVGVRSLAGQIEADGSTLHDITAWIGTAVSGGFLYAIAAINLGILLSIIRVFRDMRRGGYDEAGLEEQLNSRGLMNRVLGRFTRAVTRPWQMYPLGVLFGLGFDTATEVALLLLAAGAAGAGLPWYTVLVLPILFAAGMSLLDTIDGSFMNFAYAWAFSQPVRKLYYNITITGLSVAIAFLIGSVELLGILAEKAHLTGEFWGWIAGLDLNVVGYFVVGLFVATWAAALLVWKYGRIEERWATGRPEDGRVEPTG, from the coding sequence ATGGTCGCGCAGGCCGGCACCATGCCGAGGGGGGGTCTTCCCGCCCGGGTCCGCGGGGCGCTCGACCGCCGGGAGTGGGCGCGTGTCGGCGGCATGGCCGCGGTCATCGTCGGGCTACACGTGATCGGCTGGGTGACGCTCACGGCAATCATCGCGCCGCACCACTACCGCTTCGGCGCCGACGGCCAGGTCTTCGGGGTCGGTCTCGGAGTCACCGCCTACATCCTCGGCCTGCGCCACGCCTTCGACGCCGACCACATCGCCGCGATCGACAACACCACCCGCAAACTCATGACCGACGGTCAGCGCCCACTGTCCGTCGGCTTCTTCTTCTCCCTCGGCCACTCCACGATTGTGTTCGCCCTGATGCTGCTGTTCAGCGTGGGCGTCCGCTCCCTGGCCGGGCAGATCGAAGCCGACGGCTCGACCCTGCACGACATCACCGCCTGGATCGGCACCGCCGTCTCCGGCGGCTTTCTCTACGCCATCGCCGCGATCAACCTCGGCATTCTCCTCAGCATCATCAGGGTCTTCCGGGACATGCGCCGCGGCGGGTACGACGAGGCCGGCCTGGAAGAGCAGCTGAACTCCCGCGGGCTGATGAACCGCGTCCTCGGCCGCTTCACCAGGGCGGTCACCCGACCCTGGCAGATGTACCCGCTCGGCGTGCTGTTCGGTCTCGGCTTCGACACCGCCACCGAGGTCGCCCTGCTCCTCCTCGCCGCCGGCGCCGCCGGAGCCGGCCTGCCCTGGTACACCGTCCTCGTCCTGCCGATCCTGTTCGCCGCCGGCATGAGCCTGCTCGACACCATCGACGGCTCGTTCATGAACTTCGCCTATGCCTGGGCCTTCTCCCAACCGGTCCGCAAGCTCTACTACAACATCACCATTACCGGGCTGTCCGTCGCGATCGCGTTCCTCATCGGCAGCGTCGAACTGCTCGGCATCCTCGCCGAGAAGGCACATCTCACCGGCGAGTTCTGGGGCTGGATCGCGGGTCTGGATCTCAACGTCGTCGGCTACTTCGTCGTCGGCCTGTTCGTCGCCACCTGGGCCGCCGCTCTGCTGGTCTGGAAGTACGGCCGCATTGAGGAGAGGTGGGCGACGGGCCGGCCCGAGGACGGCCGGGTCGAACCCACCGGCTGA
- a CDS encoding ABC transporter ATP-binding protein gives MPSPRPRPQPAEEPAAPGPEKAEEAGPEKPAAGWLRRILREILVYRRNAALAFGAALLGTLVTAAVPLVERQVIDNVVVTHRHSLAPYVAILLGAGVVVFAAAFVRRYVGGRLSLDVQYDLRDAVFSAIERLDGARQDQLQTGQVVSRAISDVTVVQGLLSYLPMMSGNLVLFVVSLVVMAWLSPLLTVIALALGPALFIVGYSARRTVFPATWAAQQQAGEVAGAVEEAVAGVRVVKGFGQEARELDRLAVDARWLFALRMRAVRITSRFGAAMQAVPALGQVAVLALGGWLALTDRITLGTFLAFSTYLGALIGPTRTLAGLLTVGQQAKASTIRIFEIIDSQPAITDRPDAVRLGRIRGLVDLDSVTFGYAPSRPVLRDVSLRIEPGETVALVGTSGSGKSTVAMLLPRFYDPQAGTVRLDGVDIRTVTLSSLRAQIGVVFEDSFLFSDTVRANIAYGRPGATDDQIIAAARAAQADVFIRGLPDGYDTVVGEQGLTLSGGQRQRVALARALLTDPRVLLLDDATSAVDARIEAEIHDTLRTIMRGRTTLLIAHRRSTLRLADRIAVLDAGRIVDVGTEAELTARCPLFRHLLAGPGEGLPDQLSSPSPSPDPGLSCLSRGINQTQKALDRQGSRQGKGSRQGKRKGNVLRGGATRGGLGRGLGGGGPFGDMPATPDLLARVDALPPALDEPRVDQAAAAAPDPAFSLHRLLAVVRWPLILGLLLVAADAVAGLALPALVRHAVDAGVSVGARDVLFATAGVALAVVLVNWAVQVWQTRVTGRMGERLLYILRVKTFAQLQRLGLDYYERELAGRIMTRMTTDVDALSTFLQTGLTTAIVSLLSFFGVLVALIVLDAELALVVVAVLPILIVVTVVFRRRSSAAYTESRERVSAVNASLQENLTGLRIAQAFGREAVNQARFRELADSYRRSRLRAQRMIALYFPFVEFLSRIAGALVLGIGAHLAVGGSLSPGALLAFLLYVDLFFAPVQQLSQVFDGYQQARVGLRRLSELLRTPTSTPSAEYPRPVGRLAGEVVLDGVRFAYVGGTAARTENAGPAGNAGPAGNAVNGVSLRIAPGETVALVGETGAGKSTVVKLIARFYDVTEGAVRVDGVDVRDFDLPAYRRRLGVVPQEPFLFSGTVRDAIAYARPDASDAEVVAAARAVGAHAFITRLADGYDHLVGERGRGLSAGQRQLLALARAELADPDILLFDEATAALDLATEAAVTAASEAVATRRTTIIVAHRLTTAARADRVVVMADGRVVEQGPHAELVHAGGPYSRLWAAFTAESVTPAESVTPVDLSPTADSGADRRAAG, from the coding sequence TTGCCCAGCCCACGCCCACGGCCCCAACCAGCCGAGGAGCCTGCCGCGCCCGGGCCGGAGAAAGCCGAGGAGGCCGGGCCGGAGAAACCGGCGGCCGGCTGGCTGCGCAGGATTCTCCGCGAGATCCTCGTGTACCGCCGCAACGCCGCCTTGGCCTTCGGCGCCGCGCTGCTCGGCACGCTCGTCACGGCCGCCGTCCCGTTGGTCGAGCGGCAGGTCATCGACAACGTCGTAGTCACGCACCGCCACTCTCTCGCACCCTACGTCGCCATTCTGCTCGGGGCCGGGGTCGTCGTCTTCGCCGCCGCGTTCGTCCGACGCTACGTCGGTGGTCGGCTCTCCCTCGACGTCCAGTACGACCTGCGCGACGCCGTCTTCAGCGCCATCGAGCGCCTCGACGGGGCCCGGCAGGACCAGCTCCAGACCGGGCAGGTGGTGAGCCGGGCGATCTCGGACGTCACCGTGGTCCAGGGTCTGCTGTCCTACCTGCCGATGATGAGCGGCAACCTGGTGCTCTTCGTCGTGTCCCTTGTGGTGATGGCCTGGCTGTCCCCGCTGCTCACTGTCATCGCGCTCGCGCTGGGGCCGGCGCTGTTCATCGTCGGCTACAGCGCCCGACGCACGGTCTTCCCGGCGACCTGGGCGGCGCAGCAGCAGGCTGGCGAGGTTGCCGGAGCGGTCGAAGAGGCCGTCGCCGGCGTCCGGGTGGTGAAGGGGTTCGGACAGGAGGCCCGCGAGCTGGACCGGCTGGCGGTGGACGCCCGGTGGCTGTTCGCGCTTCGGATGCGTGCGGTGCGCATCACCAGCAGGTTCGGTGCGGCGATGCAGGCCGTTCCCGCGCTCGGCCAGGTCGCGGTGCTGGCGCTCGGCGGCTGGCTGGCGCTGACGGACCGGATCACCCTCGGTACCTTCCTCGCGTTCAGCACCTATCTCGGCGCCCTGATCGGGCCGACGCGGACCCTCGCCGGTCTGCTCACCGTGGGCCAGCAGGCCAAGGCCAGCACGATACGCATCTTCGAGATCATCGATTCGCAGCCGGCGATCACGGACCGGCCGGACGCCGTGCGCCTTGGCCGGATCCGCGGGCTGGTCGACCTGGACAGTGTCACGTTCGGCTACGCTCCGTCTCGCCCCGTGCTGCGGGACGTGAGCCTGCGGATCGAACCGGGGGAGACGGTCGCCCTCGTCGGCACGTCCGGTTCGGGTAAGTCGACGGTCGCGATGCTGCTGCCGCGGTTCTACGACCCCCAGGCCGGGACGGTCCGCCTTGACGGTGTGGACATCCGCACGGTGACACTGTCGTCGCTGCGGGCGCAGATCGGGGTCGTCTTCGAGGACAGTTTCCTGTTCTCCGACACGGTGCGCGCGAACATCGCCTACGGCCGGCCGGGTGCCACGGACGACCAGATCATCGCGGCCGCGCGGGCGGCGCAGGCGGACGTCTTCATCCGCGGCCTGCCCGACGGCTATGACACCGTCGTGGGAGAACAGGGCCTGACCCTCTCCGGCGGCCAGCGCCAGCGCGTCGCGCTCGCCCGCGCGCTACTCACCGATCCCCGCGTCCTGCTCCTCGACGACGCGACCTCGGCCGTGGACGCCCGGATCGAGGCCGAGATCCATGACACGCTTCGGACGATCATGCGTGGCCGCACCACTCTGCTCATCGCGCACCGGCGCTCCACCCTGCGCCTTGCCGACCGGATCGCCGTGCTCGACGCCGGCCGGATCGTCGACGTCGGGACCGAGGCCGAACTGACGGCCCGATGTCCTCTGTTCCGCCATCTGCTCGCCGGCCCCGGCGAGGGCCTTCCCGACCAGCTCTCGTCCCCGTCCCCGTCTCCCGACCCCGGCCTTTCTTGCCTGTCCAGAGGGATAAATCAGACGCAAAAGGCTCTGGATAGGCAAGGAAGTAGGCAAGGGAAAGGAAGTAGGCAAGGGAAAAGAAAGGGAAATGTTCTCCGGGGTGGTGCTACCCGGGGTGGTCTCGGCCGGGGGCTCGGCGGCGGGGGCCCCTTCGGTGACATGCCGGCGACCCCCGACCTGCTCGCCCGGGTCGACGCCCTGCCCCCGGCGCTCGACGAGCCGCGGGTCGACCAGGCTGCGGCGGCCGCCCCCGACCCGGCATTCTCGCTGCACCGGCTGCTGGCCGTGGTCCGCTGGCCGCTCATCCTGGGCCTGCTGCTGGTGGCGGCAGACGCCGTCGCGGGTCTCGCCCTGCCAGCGTTGGTGCGGCATGCCGTCGACGCCGGCGTGAGCGTCGGGGCACGTGACGTCCTGTTCGCCACCGCCGGTGTCGCGCTGGCGGTGGTGCTGGTCAACTGGGCGGTGCAGGTGTGGCAGACCCGTGTCACGGGCCGGATGGGGGAGCGGCTGCTCTACATCCTGCGGGTGAAGACCTTTGCGCAGCTGCAGCGCCTCGGGCTCGACTACTACGAGCGCGAGCTCGCCGGCCGGATCATGACCCGGATGACGACCGACGTCGACGCCCTGTCGACCTTCCTGCAGACCGGCCTGACCACCGCCATCGTCAGCCTGCTGTCCTTCTTCGGCGTCCTGGTGGCGTTGATCGTGCTGGACGCCGAGCTCGCCCTGGTCGTCGTCGCCGTACTGCCGATCCTGATCGTGGTGACGGTGGTGTTCCGGCGTCGCTCCTCCGCCGCCTACACCGAGTCCCGGGAACGGGTCAGCGCCGTCAACGCATCGCTGCAGGAGAACCTGACCGGGCTGCGCATCGCCCAGGCGTTCGGCCGGGAAGCGGTCAACCAGGCGAGGTTCCGCGAGCTCGCGGACAGCTACCGCCGCTCGCGGCTGCGGGCACAACGGATGATCGCTCTCTACTTCCCGTTCGTCGAGTTCCTCTCCCGGATCGCGGGTGCTCTCGTGCTGGGAATCGGCGCCCACCTGGCCGTCGGCGGATCCCTGTCGCCGGGAGCACTACTCGCGTTCCTGCTCTACGTGGACCTCTTCTTCGCGCCGGTGCAGCAACTGTCCCAGGTGTTCGACGGTTATCAGCAGGCCCGGGTCGGTCTGCGCCGGCTTTCCGAGCTGCTGCGGACTCCGACCTCGACGCCGTCGGCCGAGTACCCGCGACCGGTCGGACGGCTGGCCGGCGAGGTGGTCCTGGACGGCGTCCGGTTCGCCTACGTGGGAGGCACTGCCGCGCGGACGGAGAACGCGGGGCCGGCGGGAAACGCGGGGCCGGCGGGAAACGCCGTGAACGGGGTGAGCCTGCGCATCGCCCCGGGGGAGACAGTCGCCCTGGTCGGGGAGACCGGCGCGGGCAAGTCCACGGTGGTGAAGCTGATCGCCCGGTTCTACGACGTGACCGAGGGCGCGGTGCGGGTGGACGGTGTTGACGTGCGCGACTTCGACCTGCCCGCCTACCGGCGACGGCTCGGCGTCGTTCCGCAGGAGCCGTTCTTGTTCTCCGGCACGGTCCGGGACGCCATCGCCTACGCTCGGCCGGATGCCTCCGACGCCGAGGTCGTGGCGGCGGCGCGGGCGGTCGGCGCCCACGCGTTCATCACCCGCCTGGCCGACGGCTACGATCATCTGGTCGGCGAACGCGGCCGGGGACTGTCCGCCGGCCAGCGTCAGCTCCTGGCGCTCGCCCGCGCGGAGCTCGCCGACCCGGACATCCTGCTGTTCGACGAGGCGACCGCGGCGCTCGACCTCGCGACGGAGGCTGCGGTCACGGCAGCCTCGGAGGCGGTGGCCACCCGGCGGACCACGATCATCGTCGCCCATCGGCTCACCACGGCGGCCAGGGCCGACCGGGTGGTCGTGATGGCGGACGGCCGGGTGGTCGAGCAGGGGCCGCACGCCGAGCTGGTGCACGCCGGCGGCCCGTATTCCCGCCTGTGGGCCGCCTTCACCGCGGAGTCGGTCACGCCCGCGGAGTCCGTCACGCCCGTGGATCTCAGCCCGACCGCGGACAGCGGTGCTGACCGGCGAGCGGCTGGCTGA
- the orn gene encoding oligoribonuclease, translated as MDRLVWIDCEMTGLDAASDLLLEVACLVTDSELNILDEGIGLVISAPEEALQTMEPVVREMHEASGLTAAVRASTLSLDDAERQLLDYVRTRIPEVRKAPLCGNSIATDRTFLARYLPSLDAHLHYRMIDVSSIKELARRWYVRAYYAAPVKRGGHRALADIQESIEELRYYRRAVFVPQPGPGTEQARAIAAEIRDQADASLASLTAGGSEHPQPDDPAGSPARLDGRPSTARLNGQ; from the coding sequence ATGGATCGACTAGTGTGGATCGACTGCGAGATGACCGGCCTGGACGCCGCGTCGGATCTACTCCTGGAAGTGGCCTGCTTGGTCACGGACAGTGAGCTCAACATCCTCGACGAGGGCATCGGCCTGGTCATCTCGGCGCCGGAGGAGGCGCTGCAGACCATGGAGCCGGTCGTCCGCGAGATGCACGAGGCCTCGGGCCTGACCGCCGCCGTCCGGGCGTCCACCTTGTCCCTCGACGACGCGGAGCGCCAGCTCCTCGACTACGTCCGCACCCGGATTCCCGAGGTGCGCAAGGCCCCGTTGTGCGGCAACTCGATCGCCACGGACCGCACCTTCCTCGCACGCTATCTGCCGTCGCTGGACGCTCACCTGCACTACCGCATGATCGACGTTTCGTCGATCAAGGAGCTCGCCCGCCGCTGGTACGTGCGGGCCTACTACGCGGCTCCGGTCAAACGCGGCGGCCACCGGGCCCTGGCGGACATCCAGGAGAGCATCGAGGAGCTGCGCTACTACCGACGGGCCGTGTTCGTTCCCCAGCCGGGGCCGGGCACCGAGCAGGCCCGCGCGATCGCCGCCGAGATCCGCGACCAGGCCGATGCGTCGCTGGCCTCCCTGACCGCCGGAGGCTCCGAGCACCCGCAACCGGACGACCCGGCCGGTTCACCCGCGCGGCTGGACGGGAGACCTTCCACCGCCCGCCTGAACGGGCAGTGA
- a CDS encoding pirin family protein produces the protein MPAVTADTVRLPRLAEPVLGEVDRPVRRMTTAPTGLEGEGFPVRRAFAGARLAELDPFIHMDEMGAVDYGPGEPKGTPWHPHRGFETVTYMIDGTFQHQDSHGGGGLIADGATQWMTAGAGILHIETPPEELVVSGGLFHGVQLWVNLPAKDKFSPPRYQNLEGGQVCLVSSPDGGALLRVIAGDTGGHRGPGATHTPISVVHATLTPGAAVHVPWNPEFNALAYVLGGRGTVGPDATAIRAGQLAVFGTGDLLGVTADDRQDASSPNLEVLLLGGRPIREHVEVYGPFVMNTRAELRQAVEDYQAGRLGVIPANALMPHRA, from the coding sequence ATGCCTGCCGTCACCGCCGATACCGTCCGTCTGCCGCGGCTGGCTGAGCCCGTGCTCGGCGAGGTCGACCGTCCGGTGCGGAGGATGACCACCGCGCCCACCGGGTTGGAGGGCGAGGGCTTCCCGGTGCGTCGGGCCTTCGCCGGAGCACGGCTCGCCGAGCTGGATCCGTTCATCCACATGGACGAGATGGGCGCCGTCGACTACGGGCCGGGCGAGCCCAAGGGAACCCCGTGGCATCCCCACCGCGGATTCGAGACCGTCACCTACATGATCGACGGAACCTTCCAGCACCAGGACTCGCACGGCGGCGGCGGACTGATCGCAGACGGCGCCACCCAGTGGATGACCGCCGGCGCGGGCATCCTCCACATCGAGACGCCGCCGGAGGAGCTCGTCGTCAGCGGCGGCCTGTTCCACGGTGTCCAGCTCTGGGTGAACCTCCCGGCGAAGGACAAGTTCTCCCCGCCGCGGTACCAGAACCTCGAGGGTGGCCAGGTCTGCCTGGTGTCCTCACCGGACGGCGGTGCCCTGCTGCGGGTCATCGCCGGTGACACCGGGGGCCACCGGGGCCCGGGTGCCACGCATACCCCGATCTCCGTCGTCCACGCGACGCTGACCCCCGGCGCGGCGGTGCACGTGCCGTGGAACCCCGAGTTCAACGCCCTTGCCTACGTCCTCGGTGGCCGGGGGACGGTGGGCCCGGACGCCACGGCGATCCGGGCCGGTCAGCTCGCGGTCTTCGGAACGGGGGATCTGCTCGGTGTCACCGCGGACGACCGGCAGGACGCGTCCTCGCCGAACCTCGAGGTCCTGCTGCTGGGCGGTCGGCCGATCCGGGAACACGTCGAGGTGTACGGCCCGTTCGTCATGAACACCCGGGCCGAACTGCGCCAGGCCGTCGAGGACTATCAGGCCGGCCGGCTCGGGGTCATTCCGGCGAACGCACTTATGCCGCATCGCGCCTGA
- a CDS encoding response regulator: MTASVVPPSAAEADSVEGSALIRVLVVDDHELFLQGLQTVLEIEEDISVVGRAGNGQEALTLASGTSPDIVLMDVRMPGRDGIAAAGAIKRAVPRTRIVMLTVSDEESDLFEAIKAGAVGYLLKSIPPHEVADAVRAVHNGQSLISPSMASKLMVEFATMARGTEDRPRAHAPHLTARELEVLKLVAEGRANREIARKLFISENTVKNHVRNILDKLQLHSRMEAVMYAVRQGLFDIE; encoded by the coding sequence ATGACGGCCAGTGTCGTGCCGCCGTCGGCCGCTGAAGCCGACTCCGTCGAGGGCTCCGCGCTGATCCGGGTCCTCGTAGTAGATGATCATGAGTTGTTCCTTCAGGGCCTGCAGACGGTCCTGGAGATCGAGGAGGACATCAGCGTCGTCGGCCGGGCCGGTAACGGTCAAGAGGCTCTGACCTTGGCCTCCGGGACATCGCCGGACATCGTCCTGATGGATGTCCGGATGCCGGGCCGGGACGGGATCGCCGCGGCGGGTGCCATCAAACGTGCTGTTCCGCGCACGCGTATCGTGATGCTCACGGTCTCGGACGAGGAGTCTGACCTGTTCGAGGCGATCAAGGCGGGTGCGGTCGGGTACCTGCTGAAGTCGATTCCGCCGCACGAGGTGGCCGACGCGGTGCGGGCTGTCCACAATGGGCAGAGCCTGATCAGTCCTTCGATGGCATCGAAGTTGATGGTCGAGTTCGCCACGATGGCCCGGGGTACCGAGGACCGTCCTCGGGCGCACGCCCCGCACCTGACCGCGCGAGAACTCGAGGTACTGAAGCTGGTCGCTGAGGGGCGCGCGAACCGCGAGATTGCCCGCAAGCTGTTCATCAGTGAGAACACGGTCAAGAACCACGTTCGTAACATCCTGGACAAACTGCAGCTGCACTCGCGGATGGAGGCCGTGATGTACGCGGTTCGTCAGGGGCTGTTCGACATCGAGTGA
- a CDS encoding aldehyde dehydrogenase family protein, which translates to MAAASSSSQPRLHIKPGTTWSEAFTTCRQVAPEAFDEDRLRNLWGGHWHRTGNPLHSLSPVDGTPIAGPPMIEQDEARDAIRAALDDHKHWRDVALPERKARVRAAVDAMDAHRDLLALLLVWEIGKPWRLARTDVDRALDGVRWYIDEIDGMIAGRTPLPGPVSNIASWNYPMSVLMHAVLVQILAGNGTIAKTPTDGGAACLTLASALARREGLPVSLVSGSGSRLSSALVRAPEIGCLAFVGGRSAGGQVAAALVDTGKRHFLEQEGLNAWGIWDFSQWDVLAAHLKKGFEYGKQRCTAYPRYVVQRQLFDRFLQMYLPVVSGVRFGHPLAVADDTDQLPELDYGPVITADKATELAAKIDEAITKGGVPIYRGDLADGRFIPGQDTSAYVPPVAILSPPASSALHHAEPFGPVDTIVVVDSEAELLAAMNASNGALVASLACDDESHARRLAGELQAFKVGVNKPRSRGDRDEPFGGRGASWKGAFVGGVHLARAVTVGTDADERLVGNFPSYSLYPAV; encoded by the coding sequence ATGGCCGCAGCATCCAGCAGCTCCCAGCCACGACTCCACATTAAGCCGGGTACCACCTGGTCCGAGGCGTTCACCACCTGCCGCCAGGTTGCCCCCGAGGCGTTCGACGAGGACCGCCTCCGTAATCTCTGGGGCGGGCACTGGCATCGAACTGGAAATCCACTGCACAGCCTGTCCCCCGTCGACGGCACACCGATCGCCGGGCCCCCGATGATCGAGCAGGACGAGGCCCGGGATGCGATCCGGGCCGCTCTCGACGACCACAAGCACTGGCGCGACGTGGCGCTGCCCGAGCGCAAGGCCCGAGTACGCGCCGCCGTTGACGCCATGGACGCCCACCGCGACCTGCTGGCTCTCCTGCTCGTCTGGGAGATCGGCAAGCCCTGGCGACTGGCGCGCACCGACGTCGACCGTGCCCTCGACGGGGTGCGCTGGTACATCGACGAGATCGACGGCATGATCGCCGGGCGCACCCCGCTACCCGGTCCGGTGAGCAACATCGCCAGCTGGAACTACCCGATGAGCGTGCTCATGCATGCCGTGCTCGTCCAGATCCTCGCCGGCAACGGCACCATCGCCAAGACCCCGACCGACGGCGGCGCCGCCTGCCTGACCCTGGCGAGCGCACTGGCCCGCCGGGAGGGTCTGCCGGTCTCGCTGGTCTCCGGATCGGGTTCCCGGCTGAGCTCGGCGCTGGTCCGCGCCCCCGAGATCGGCTGCCTGGCCTTCGTGGGCGGCCGGTCGGCGGGTGGCCAGGTCGCCGCTGCCCTGGTCGACACCGGTAAGCGCCACTTCCTAGAGCAGGAGGGCCTCAACGCCTGGGGTATCTGGGATTTCTCCCAGTGGGACGTGCTCGCCGCCCATCTGAAGAAGGGCTTCGAGTACGGCAAGCAGCGCTGCACCGCCTACCCCCGCTACGTCGTCCAGCGCCAACTGTTCGACAGGTTCCTCCAGATGTACCTGCCGGTGGTCTCCGGCGTCCGGTTCGGCCATCCCCTCGCCGTCGCCGACGACACCGACCAGCTGCCCGAGCTGGACTACGGCCCGGTCATCACCGCGGACAAGGCGACCGAGCTGGCCGCGAAGATCGACGAGGCGATCACGAAGGGCGGCGTGCCGATCTACCGCGGAGACCTCGCGGACGGCCGGTTCATCCCCGGGCAGGACACCTCCGCCTACGTGCCGCCGGTGGCGATCCTGAGCCCGCCGGCGTCGTCCGCGCTGCACCACGCGGAGCCGTTCGGCCCGGTCGACACCATCGTCGTCGTCGACTCGGAGGCTGAGCTGCTGGCGGCGATGAACGCCTCCAACGGCGCGCTGGTTGCCTCACTGGCCTGCGACGACGAGTCCCATGCCCGCCGGCTCGCCGGGGAGCTGCAGGCGTTCAAGGTCGGAGTCAACAAGCCGCGCTCCCGCGGCGACCGGGACGAGCCGTTCGGTGGCCGCGGCGCCTCCTGGAAGGGGGCCTTCGTCGGCGGTGTCCATCTGGCCAGGGCCGTCACCGTAGGCACGGACGCCGACGAGCGGCTCGTCGGCAACTTCCCGAGCTACTCCCTCTACCCGGCCGTCTGA
- a CDS encoding SGNH hydrolase domain-containing protein, whose product MRIGRRGPIGWLFVVAIVLVGGALVVNRTSDDRPRVALWGDSLAWEAGDAFDEAARADGGTAVLVRTWGGTAPCDWLMDIRDQARRWRPTTAVLVFSGNQVTPCMQGRDLVTAYREDVTKAVTMLTNQGIEVVLVDAPPRRDQTVDEAGMTPLDRLWRQIAAEHERTRVVPAGRVLTMDGRFTSTMPCAAGETCEPGGVVTVRSPDGVHFCPLPQKPMTACPVPSPGAVRFGTAIARETLQPAAG is encoded by the coding sequence GTGCGGATCGGACGGCGGGGACCGATCGGCTGGCTGTTCGTCGTCGCGATCGTCCTGGTCGGGGGTGCCCTGGTGGTGAACAGGACCTCCGACGACAGGCCACGGGTGGCGTTGTGGGGCGACTCGCTCGCCTGGGAGGCGGGTGACGCCTTCGACGAGGCGGCCCGCGCGGACGGCGGGACCGCCGTGCTGGTGCGCACCTGGGGTGGCACGGCTCCCTGCGACTGGCTCATGGACATCCGCGACCAGGCGCGGCGTTGGCGGCCGACCACCGCGGTTCTGGTGTTCTCCGGCAACCAGGTGACGCCCTGTATGCAGGGTCGTGACCTGGTGACGGCCTACCGGGAGGACGTGACGAAGGCCGTCACGATGCTGACGAATCAGGGCATCGAAGTCGTCCTCGTGGATGCGCCGCCACGGCGTGACCAGACGGTCGACGAGGCCGGGATGACCCCGTTGGACCGCCTGTGGCGCCAGATCGCCGCGGAGCACGAACGTACCCGGGTGGTCCCCGCGGGTCGGGTCCTGACCATGGACGGCCGGTTCACCTCGACGATGCCCTGTGCCGCGGGCGAGACCTGCGAGCCCGGCGGGGTCGTCACGGTCCGCAGCCCCGACGGGGTCCACTTCTGTCCGTTGCCCCAGAAGCCGATGACAGCCTGCCCGGTCCCGTCCCCTGGCGCCGTCCGCTTCGGCACCGCGATCGCTCGGGAGACCCTCCAGCCGGCCGCGGGCTGA
- a CDS encoding polysaccharide deacetylase family protein, translated as MTRSVATRRPAMARRAAATALTLGGAAGLTYGIPSLTTLRRLRLRWTPALAGLGAPDHVALTFDDGPDPVSTPQFLDVLAELDVRATFFVLGGLLERAPTLAREMAAAGHELAVHGWDHRPMLLRGPRSTHDHLARTRDLVVEITGRAPRFVRPPHGILSAGLLVAARRLDLSPVLWSAWGRDWTAEATPGSVLGTLAPDLCGGATVLLHDCDCTSAPGAWRSALGALPGIAARCDDAGLRLGPLAEHGLPAWSNPPSGRSGRAGQTAG; from the coding sequence ATGACGCGGTCCGTTGCGACGCGCAGGCCCGCCATGGCACGCCGTGCCGCCGCCACGGCGTTGACCCTGGGCGGCGCGGCCGGGCTCACCTACGGCATTCCGTCGCTCACCACACTGCGTCGACTACGGCTGCGGTGGACGCCGGCGCTCGCAGGGCTCGGCGCGCCCGATCACGTCGCGCTCACCTTCGACGATGGTCCGGATCCCGTGTCCACGCCACAGTTTCTCGACGTGCTCGCCGAACTCGACGTGCGGGCGACGTTCTTCGTCCTCGGTGGTCTGCTGGAACGCGCACCGACGTTGGCGCGGGAGATGGCCGCCGCCGGGCACGAGCTGGCCGTGCACGGCTGGGATCATCGCCCGATGCTGTTGCGCGGTCCCCGCTCCACGCACGACCATCTCGCCCGCACCCGGGACCTGGTCGTCGAGATCACCGGTCGCGCGCCGCGGTTCGTCCGGCCGCCGCACGGCATCCTCTCGGCCGGGCTGCTCGTCGCGGCCCGCCGCCTCGACCTCAGCCCCGTCCTGTGGTCGGCATGGGGACGCGACTGGACGGCCGAGGCGACGCCGGGCAGCGTGCTGGGCACCCTCGCCCCCGACCTGTGCGGGGGCGCCACGGTGCTGCTGCACGACTGTGACTGCACATCGGCCCCCGGGGCCTGGCGCAGCGCGCTCGGGGCTCTGCCCGGGATCGCCGCGCGCTGCGACGACGCCGGCCTGCGCCTTGGACCACTCGCCGAGCACGGCCTACCGGCCTGGTCGAATCCTCCTTCTGGCAGGAGCGGCCGGGCAGGTCAGACGGCCGGGTAG